In the genome of Vicia villosa cultivar HV-30 ecotype Madison, WI linkage group LG7, Vvil1.0, whole genome shotgun sequence, one region contains:
- the LOC131616167 gene encoding FRIGIDA-like protein 3 produces the protein MEEKDSVAKMMDSTSSKIQQLQKAFAELESYRAVTLNLKWKELEEHFHGLEKSLKRRFRELEDQEKVFENKTRKAREILEKQEAAAFAKEQASLQSLQEKRDVAVFTIVNAREKYRKVSSKDLGIVFNGTQGSPGVEEKPGDAVSTGGEANLESVKHSLENGNVDMMSYPELVKLCKEVDSAGLHKFISDNRKNLAAVREEIPLALRAAPNAARLVLDSLEGFYSPEVSNQDIKKDANLLGLRRTSIMLLECLSDFLTDLGSDSNVVSEDIKDRAKAVAEEWKPRLDTLDIDASNGNSLEAHAFLQLLASFGIASDFNEEELSRLIPMVSRRRQTADLCRCLGLSEKMPGVIEVLINCGRQIDAVNLAFAFDLTEQFSPIPLLKSYLNDAKKTSTPVKSVNSSSTAQIEVNERELFALKAVIKCIEEHKLDEQYPMDPLQKQVIQLERAKADKKRETEVTKPQPKRPRANGVGYGPRVTNVPSEKTSYARVADRYPQYVYNQPYMYPGPTENHCTPFLSSATYNVSPNPGNYFGNGYQYQATYLH, from the exons ATGGAAGAAAAAGATTCAGTTGCTAAAATGATGGACTCTACATCTTCAAAGATACAACAGCTGCAAAAGGCTTTTGCTGAACTTGAAAGTTACCGAGCTGTTACTCTTAACTTGAAATGGAAAGAATTAGAGGAACATTTTCATGGGCTGGAGAAATCCTTGAAGAGGCGCTTTCGTGAACTCGAAGACCAAGAAAAAGtatttgaaaacaaaacaaggaaaGCTCGTGAAATTTTGGAGAAACAGGAAGCGGCTGCTTTTGCCAAGGAGCAAGCCTCGCTGCAGAGTCTTCAAGAGAAAAGAGATGTTGCTGTATTCACCATTGTAAATGCCCGAGAAAAATACAGAAAGGTTTCATCAAAGGATTTGGGTATTGTCTTTAATGGGACTCAAGGCTCACCAGGTGTCGAGGAGAAACCTGGGGATGCTGTATCCACTGGGGGTGAAGCTAACTTAGAAAGTGTGAAACATTCTCTTGAAAATGGAAATGTGGACATGATGTCTTATCCAGAGTTGGTAAAACTATGCAAAGAGGTAGATTCCGCTGGACTTCACAAATTTATATCCGACAATCGCAAGAACCTTGCTGCTGTAAGGGAGGAAATACCACTTGCATTAAGAGCTGCTCCTAATGCTGCCCGTCTAGTTTTAGATTCTTTGGAAGGGTTTTATTCTCCCGAAGTGTCAAATCAAGATATAAAGAAGGATGCTAACTTGTTGGGTCTTCGCCGAACCAGTATCATGCTGTTGGAATGTCTAAGTGATTTCCTAACCGATTTGGGTTCTGATTCTAATGTGGTTTCTGAAGATATCAAGGATAGGGCAAAGGCAGTTGCTGAAGAGTGGAAACCAAGATTGGATACCCTTGACATTGATGCTAGCAATGGGAATTCCTTGGAGGCTCATGCTTTTTTGCAACTTCTAGCAAGTTTTGGTATTGCCTCTGATTTTAACGAGGAGGAGTTATCCAGGCTAATTCCAATGGTATCTCGGCGTCGCCAAACTGCTGATTTATGCCGGTGCCTTGGGTTGTCAGAGAAGATGCCTG GTGTGATTGAAGTTTTAATAAACTGTGGGCGGCAAATTGATGCTGTTAACTTGGCTTTTGCATTTGATCTTACAGAACAATTTTCACCTATTCCTTTGCTGAAGTCTTATCTGAACGATGctaagaaaacttctactccagTCAAGAGCGTAAACTCATCTTCCACCGCACAG ATTGAGGTTAATGAAAGAGAGCTGTTTGCTCTTAAGGCCGTAATCAAGTGCATTGAAGAACATAAGCTTGATGAGCagtatcctatggatcctctccaGAAACAAGTGATCCAACTAGAGAGGGCCAAGGCCGACAAGAAGCGAGAAACTGAAGTAACAAAACCTCAACCAAAGAGGCCTCGCGCTAATGGTGTCGGATATGGTCCTCGAGTCACTAACGTTCCTTCCGAGAAAACCTCCTATGCTAGAGTTGCTGACAGGTACCCTCAATATGTGTATAACCAACCTTATATGTACCCTGGCCCAACTGAAAATCACTGCACCCCTTTCCTGAGTTCGGCAACCTATAACGTCTCTCCTAATCCTGGAAATTACTTCGGAAATGGTTATCAGTATCAAGCTACATATCTCCACTAA
- the LOC131616168 gene encoding FRIGIDA-like protein 3: MEDKDSVAKMMDSTTSKIQQLQKAFAELESYRAVTLNVKWKELEEHFHGLEKSLKRRFHELEDQEKVFENKTRKAREMLVKQEAAAFAKEQALLQSLQEKRDVAVFTIVNAREKHRKVSSKDLGIVFNANQGSPGVEEKPLDAVSTGCETTLENVKHVDMMSYPELVKLCKEIDSAGLHKFISDNRKNLAAVREEIPLALRAAPNAARLVLDSLEGFYSTEVSNQDIKKDANLLGLRRTSIMLLECLSDFLTDLGSDSNVVSEDIKDRAKAVAEEWKPRLDTLDIDASNGNSLEAHAFLQLLASFGIASDFNEEELSRLIPMVSRRRQTADLCRCLGLSEKMPGVIEVLVNSGRQIDAVNLAFAFDLTKQFSPVSLLKSYLQDARNSCSPVKRGNSSPTAQIEVNEREMIAHKAVIKCIEEHKLEEQYSLEPLVKRVVQLEKAKADKKRETEATKPQPKRPRANGVGYGPRVTNNIPSDKTSYARVAADRYPQYVYDRPYMYAGPTDNHYPPILSNAHYNFSHNHGNYFGNGYEYQATYLH, encoded by the exons ATGGAAGACAAAGATTCGGTTGCTAAAATGATGGACTCTACAACTTCAAAGATACAACAGCTGCAAAAGGCTTTTGCTGAACTTGAAAGTTACCGAGCTGTTACTCTTAACGTGAAATGGAAAGAATTAGAGGAACATTTTCACGGGCTGGAGAAATCCTTGAAGAGGCGCTTTCATGAACTCGAAGACCAAGAAAAAGTGTTtgaaaacaaaacaaggaaaGCTCGTGAAATGTTGGTGAAACAGGAAGCGGCTGCTTTTGCCAAGGAGCAAGCCTTGCTGCAGAGTCTTCAAGAGAAAAGAGATGTTGCTGTATTCACCATTGTAAATGCCCGAGAAAAACACAGGAAGGTTTCATCAAAGGATTTGGGTATTGTCTTTAATGCGAATCAAGGCTCACCAGGTGTCGAGGAGAAACCTTTGGATGCCGTGTCCACTGGGTGTGAAACTACCTTAGAAAATGTGAAACATGTGGACATGATGTCTTATCCAGAGTTGGTAAAACTATGCAAAGAGATAGATTCAGCTGGACTTCACAAATTTATATCTGACAATCGCAAGAACCTTGCTGCTGTAAGGGAGGAAATACCACTTGCATTAAGAGCTGCTCCTAATGCTGCCCGTCTAGTTTTAGATTCTTTGGAAGGGTTTTATTCTACCGAAGTGTCAAATCAGGATATAAAGAAGGATGCTAACTTGTTGGGTCTTCGCCGAACCAGTATCATGCTGCTGGAATGTCTAAGTGATTTCCTAACCGATTTGGGTTCTGATTCTAACGTGGTTTCTGAAGACATCAAGGATAGGGCAAAAGCAGTTGCTGAAGAGTGGAAGCCAAGATTGGATACTCTTGACATTGATGCTAGCAATGGGAATTCCTTGGAGGCTCATGCTTTTTTGCAACTTCTAGCCAGTTTTGGTATTGCTTCTGATTTTAACGAGGAGGAGTTATCCAGGCTAATTCCAATGGTATCTCGACGTCGTCAAACTGCTGATTTATGCCGGTGCCTTGGGTTGTCGGAGAAGATGCCTG GTGTAATTGAGGTTCTGGTGAACAGTGGGAGGCAAATTGACGCGGTTAACTTGGCTTTTGCATTCGATCTGACAAAACAGTTTTCTCCTGTTTCCCTTCTAAAATCTTATTTGCAGGATGCTAGAAATTCTTGCTCACCTGTCAAAAGGGGTAACTCTTCCCCCACTGCACAG ATTGAAGTTAATGAACGAGAGATGATTGCTCATAAAGCTGTAATCAAGTGCATTGAAGAACACAAACTCGAAGAGCAGTATTCTCTGGAACCTCTCGTGAAACGAGTTGTCCAACTAGAGAAGGCCAAAGCTGACAAAAAAAGGGAAACTGAAGCGACAAAGCCTCAACCAAAGAGACCACGTGCTAACGGTGTAGGATATGGTCCTCGTGTCACTAACAACATCCCTTCTGACAAAACTTCCTATGCTAGAGTTGCTGCTGACAGGTACCCACAATATGTGTACGACCGACCTTACATGTATGCTGGACCAACCGACAATCATTATCCCCCTATCCTCAGCAATGCACATTATAACTTCTCTCATAATCATGGAAACTACTTTGGAAATGGCTATGAGTACCAAGCTACTTATCTTCACTAG